From the Shewanella amazonensis SB2B genome, one window contains:
- the priB gene encoding primosomal replication protein N has product MTANSLVLTGSVLRVRRFKSPAGIPHCVVQLEHRSQRFEADLPRNVYCQIQAIMSGQHFECITDKLQAGMEIQVTGFLSTQQSRSGQSRLVLHAENVELKS; this is encoded by the coding sequence GTGACCGCAAACTCTTTGGTGCTGACTGGCTCTGTATTGAGAGTCAGACGCTTTAAAAGCCCAGCCGGGATCCCACACTGTGTGGTTCAGCTAGAGCACCGAAGCCAACGTTTCGAAGCCGATTTGCCCAGAAACGTATATTGCCAAATTCAGGCAATCATGAGCGGTCAGCACTTTGAGTGCATCACAGATAAATTGCAGGCAGGCATGGAGATCCAGGTAACAGGTTTCCTATCGACTCAACAGAGTCGGAGTGGACAAAGTCGCTTGGTACTGCATGCCGAAAATGTCGAATTGAAATCTTAG
- a CDS encoding TonB-dependent receptor yields MTRTNFRRSMVAASVSALFAISVPTFAANNTSGSMKGQIVDSVSNSALAGATVTITNKANGATTTVTVSQNGTFRIPSLDIGEYKITISKEGYQTQVIETAKVSIGSEVSIEVPMVGGDVERISVTGARVAMVDTATPEIALTISADEVARLPISQDVVSVALLAPGTTKGDSAFGNLASFGGASVAENTFIINGVNVTGFRRGTSIADIPFSAYQEFQVKTGGYSAQFGRSTGGVVNAVTKRGNNNWEFGVAARWEPDALREQRPSVVYPVGDSAGSIQPFDMFWDNSMDKTDDFEAEFSASGAIIEDTLFVYGLIQPQKYETRNAAASGSEYTVSENDDPLWLARVDWQISEDHSLMVWGFSDGEDYVDTTYDRETNEVSRISVLNTGGTTWSAQYKGRFTDWLSMDALYGEVEFNSTRQAPEDESCPAIYDSRNGGLVALGCWQNFTASAESDKREQTNLNFNLDLFDDHAIRFGVDYENNTSLESSFYSGHSYYRYYKGAAGRILDNGHVLAQDTEFVRTRVYENGGEFTSKSLAWYLEDTWNILPNLTARIGLRSESFENLNANDQAFIKIDNQLAPRIGLSWDPFDDGTSKVFVNWGRYHIPVASNTNVRMAGAELYYEDFHVLDGVAADGTPTIGAALGDRNVFGNGEAADPAEILDTSIEPMYQDELILGYEMNLDEDWTTGIKFTHRDLKRIIDDITIDKGIVANGWEYDPSHGGYYVLTNPNTDVTVYYDTDGDGTLEQVVIGADQMGYPDPERMYNSVELTLTRRWNDDWTVNASYTWAQSYGNAEGYVKSDNGQDDAGLTTDWDFPYLMDGADGYLPNDRRHTIKVYGAYKVAEDFTVGANMTAQSGRPKNAFGDHLPADYPDPYEYGDTYYPFGQLCARGCMGREDWRFTVNLSATYNLSFIDAVDADIRLDVFNVFNSQNVIKTNEYLDIGGEYNPAYGLPEEFEEPRYIRLSANIKF; encoded by the coding sequence ATGACTAGAACCAACTTCCGCCGCTCTATGGTGGCAGCATCAGTCTCAGCACTGTTCGCAATCTCTGTTCCAACGTTTGCAGCAAACAATACTTCTGGCTCGATGAAGGGACAGATTGTTGATTCTGTAAGTAACAGTGCGCTCGCAGGTGCTACCGTCACGATTACAAATAAAGCCAATGGCGCAACGACAACAGTAACCGTCAGTCAAAATGGTACTTTCCGTATTCCCTCTTTAGATATCGGTGAGTACAAAATCACCATCAGCAAAGAGGGATACCAAACACAAGTAATTGAAACAGCTAAAGTTTCAATTGGTAGCGAAGTCTCTATCGAAGTGCCAATGGTCGGTGGTGATGTAGAGCGCATTTCTGTTACTGGTGCCCGAGTGGCCATGGTAGATACTGCGACCCCTGAAATTGCTCTGACTATCAGTGCCGATGAGGTTGCCCGCCTGCCTATTTCTCAGGATGTGGTGTCTGTTGCGCTTCTCGCTCCAGGTACAACTAAAGGTGACTCTGCATTCGGCAATCTCGCATCATTTGGTGGTGCATCTGTTGCTGAAAACACCTTTATCATTAACGGCGTTAACGTAACGGGTTTCCGTCGCGGTACCTCTATTGCTGATATTCCATTCAGCGCATATCAAGAATTCCAAGTAAAAACCGGTGGCTATTCAGCTCAGTTTGGCCGTTCTACTGGTGGGGTAGTTAACGCAGTAACCAAGCGCGGTAACAACAACTGGGAATTCGGCGTGGCCGCACGCTGGGAACCAGATGCTCTACGTGAACAGCGTCCTTCTGTTGTTTATCCTGTAGGAGATAGCGCTGGCAGTATCCAACCGTTTGACATGTTTTGGGATAACAGCATGGATAAAACGGATGACTTCGAGGCCGAGTTTTCAGCATCTGGCGCTATTATCGAAGACACATTGTTCGTTTATGGTCTGATCCAACCGCAGAAGTATGAGACCCGAAATGCTGCGGCAAGTGGTAGTGAATACACTGTGAGTGAAAATGACGACCCTCTGTGGCTTGCCCGTGTTGACTGGCAAATCAGCGAAGACCACTCTCTGATGGTGTGGGGATTCTCCGACGGTGAAGACTATGTGGATACAACCTACGACCGTGAAACCAATGAAGTAAGTCGGATATCAGTTCTTAACACCGGTGGTACCACATGGTCAGCCCAATACAAAGGACGATTTACTGATTGGCTTTCTATGGATGCGCTGTATGGCGAAGTTGAATTTAACAGTACTCGCCAAGCCCCTGAAGATGAAAGCTGTCCAGCCATCTACGATAGCAGAAATGGCGGATTGGTAGCCCTGGGTTGCTGGCAAAACTTTACCGCGAGCGCAGAATCCGATAAGCGCGAACAGACCAACCTGAACTTCAACCTCGATTTGTTTGACGATCATGCTATCCGATTTGGTGTGGACTATGAAAATAACACCTCATTGGAAAGCAGCTTCTACTCTGGTCACTCATACTACCGTTACTACAAAGGTGCTGCTGGTCGTATTCTCGACAATGGTCATGTACTGGCTCAAGATACTGAATTCGTCCGTACACGTGTGTATGAAAACGGCGGTGAATTTACCAGCAAATCGTTGGCGTGGTATCTGGAAGATACTTGGAACATCCTGCCAAACCTGACTGCACGTATCGGTCTGCGCTCAGAATCTTTTGAAAACCTGAACGCCAATGATCAAGCATTTATCAAGATTGATAACCAATTAGCTCCCCGTATTGGCCTGTCGTGGGATCCATTTGACGACGGCACATCAAAAGTGTTCGTCAACTGGGGTCGCTATCATATTCCTGTCGCCTCTAACACCAACGTACGTATGGCCGGTGCAGAGCTTTACTATGAAGACTTCCATGTTCTGGATGGCGTAGCAGCAGATGGCACCCCAACTATCGGCGCAGCATTGGGCGATCGTAACGTGTTTGGTAATGGCGAAGCAGCTGACCCTGCAGAAATCCTTGATACCTCAATCGAACCAATGTACCAAGACGAACTCATCTTGGGCTATGAAATGAATCTGGATGAAGACTGGACCACAGGTATTAAATTTACCCACCGTGATCTTAAGCGCATCATTGATGACATCACCATCGATAAAGGTATTGTCGCCAACGGTTGGGAGTATGACCCTAGCCATGGTGGTTACTATGTGTTGACTAACCCTAACACTGACGTGACTGTATATTACGATACTGATGGCGATGGCACCCTTGAACAAGTAGTCATCGGTGCTGATCAAATGGGCTATCCAGATCCTGAGCGTATGTACAACTCGGTTGAACTGACACTGACCCGTCGTTGGAATGATGACTGGACCGTGAACGCGTCTTATACCTGGGCACAAAGCTATGGTAACGCCGAAGGCTATGTGAAGTCAGACAACGGTCAAGATGATGCCGGCTTAACCACCGACTGGGACTTCCCATACCTTATGGATGGTGCTGACGGCTATCTGCCTAACGACCGTCGCCACACCATTAAAGTCTATGGTGCATACAAGGTAGCTGAAGACTTTACCGTTGGTGCAAATATGACGGCTCAGTCAGGCCGTCCTAAGAATGCCTTTGGTGATCACCTGCCTGCGGATTATCCAGATCCATACGAGTATGGCGACACCTACTACCCATTTGGACAGTTGTGCGCTCGTGGTTGTATGGGTCGTGAGGATTGGCGCTTTACCGTTAACCTGAGTGCGACTTACAACCTGAGCTTTATTGATGCCGTTGATGCTGATATTCGTTTAGATGTATTTAACGTCTTTAACTCGCAAAACGTTATCAAGACCAATGAATATCTGGACATTGGTGGTGAGTACAACCCAGCTTATGGCTTGCCAGAAGAGTTTGAAGAACCTCGTTACATTCGTCTGAGTGCGAATATCAAGTTCTGA
- the rpsF gene encoding 30S ribosomal protein S6, translating into MRHYEIVFMVHPDQSEQVAGMIERYTGVITDANGKIHRLEDWGRRQLAYPIQDLHKAHYVLMNVEATAESVEELETAFRFNDAVLRSMVMRTKGAITEASPMAKAKDERDARRAAISERSSEADEVEENAEESAE; encoded by the coding sequence ATGCGTCATTACGAAATCGTATTTATGGTTCACCCTGATCAGAGTGAACAAGTAGCTGGTATGATCGAGCGTTACACTGGTGTTATCACCGACGCTAACGGCAAGATCCACCGCTTGGAAGACTGGGGTCGTCGTCAACTGGCTTACCCAATCCAGGATCTGCACAAGGCTCACTACGTTCTGATGAACGTTGAAGCCACTGCTGAGTCTGTTGAAGAGCTGGAGACAGCTTTCCGTTTCAACGACGCTGTTCTGCGTAGCATGGTAATGCGCACCAAGGGTGCCATCACCGAAGCCTCTCCAATGGCTAAAGCTAAAGATGAGCGTGATGCTCGTCGTGCTGCCATCAGTGAGCGCTCTTCTGAGGCTGATGAAGTCGAAGAAAACGCTGAAGAATCTGCCGAGTAA
- the rplI gene encoding 50S ribosomal protein L9 → MNVILLDKIANLGNLGDQVSVKAGYARNFLLPQGKAVVANAENVKVFEARRAELEAKLAADLAAAADRAEKIAALEAVVIASKAGDEGKLFGSVGTRDIADAVTAAGVELAKAEVRLPLGALRTTGDFEVEVQLHTEVKSVVKVTVVAE, encoded by the coding sequence ATGAACGTTATTCTGCTTGATAAAATCGCAAACCTGGGCAACCTGGGTGACCAGGTGTCTGTAAAGGCTGGTTACGCTCGTAACTTCCTGCTGCCTCAGGGCAAGGCCGTTGTTGCCAACGCTGAAAACGTAAAAGTTTTCGAAGCCCGCCGCGCTGAGCTGGAAGCCAAACTGGCTGCCGACCTGGCTGCTGCTGCTGACCGCGCCGAGAAGATCGCTGCTCTGGAAGCTGTTGTTATCGCTTCTAAAGCCGGTGACGAAGGCAAGCTGTTCGGTTCAGTTGGTACTCGCGACATCGCTGATGCCGTGACTGCTGCTGGCGTTGAACTGGCTAAAGCCGAAGTTCGTCTGCCACTGGGCGCTCTGCGCACCACTGGTGACTTCGAAGTTGAAGTACAGCTGCACACTGAAGTTAAGTCTGTTGTTAAAGTAACTGTTGTTGCTGAATAA
- the rpsR gene encoding 30S ribosomal protein S18 yields the protein MARYFRRRKFCRFTAEGVAEIDYKDIATLKNYITESGKIVPSRITGTSAKYQRQLARAIKRARYLSLLPYTDLHQ from the coding sequence ATGGCACGTTATTTCCGTCGTCGCAAGTTCTGCCGTTTCACCGCTGAAGGTGTTGCAGAGATCGATTACAAAGATATTGCTACTCTGAAGAACTACATCACTGAGAGCGGCAAAATCGTTCCTAGCCGTATCACCGGTACCAGCGCTAAGTACCAGCGCCAACTGGCTCGCGCCATCAAGCGCGCTCGTTATCTTTCTCTGCTGCCATACACTGATCTGCATCAGTAA
- the rlmB gene encoding 23S rRNA (guanosine(2251)-2'-O)-methyltransferase RlmB — MKKQELVFGIHAVESVLKHAPERVLELWLMTGRQDERVLPLLEIAQNWGIKAQQAARKTLDEKAESTQHQGIIIRVRPAKVLTENDLEALLDATETPFLLILDGVTDPHNLGACLRNADAAGVHGVIVPKDNSAGLTPTVSKVACGAAETVPLFQVTNLARTMKRIQERGVWIAGTAGEADSTLYEANLKGPLAIAMGAEGKGLRRLSREGCDTLISIPMAGSVSSLNVSVATGICLFEAVRQRLG; from the coding sequence ATGAAAAAACAGGAATTGGTGTTTGGCATTCATGCGGTCGAGTCTGTGCTAAAGCATGCCCCCGAGCGCGTGCTCGAGTTGTGGCTGATGACCGGCCGTCAGGACGAACGGGTGCTGCCACTCTTGGAAATAGCGCAAAACTGGGGCATCAAGGCCCAGCAGGCAGCACGCAAAACCCTTGACGAAAAAGCCGAAAGCACACAGCATCAGGGCATTATCATTCGGGTGCGTCCGGCTAAGGTGTTGACTGAAAACGATCTCGAAGCTTTGCTCGATGCCACCGAAACCCCGTTTTTACTGATCCTCGATGGGGTGACAGACCCTCACAATCTGGGCGCGTGTTTGCGTAATGCCGATGCGGCTGGCGTGCATGGGGTGATAGTGCCTAAGGACAACTCAGCCGGTTTGACGCCAACCGTGAGTAAAGTGGCCTGCGGCGCGGCGGAAACCGTGCCTCTGTTTCAAGTGACCAACCTTGCCCGCACCATGAAGCGCATTCAGGAGCGCGGCGTGTGGATTGCCGGTACCGCCGGTGAAGCTGACTCGACTCTGTATGAGGCCAATCTCAAAGGGCCGCTTGCCATTGCCATGGGCGCGGAAGGCAAGGGCCTCAGACGCTTAAGCCGTGAAGGTTGCGATACCCTGATTTCCATCCCTATGGCAGGCAGTGTTTCCAGCCTCAACGTCTCTGTGGCGACCGGAATCTGTTTGTTTGAGGCCGTGCGTCAGCGGTTGGGATAA
- a CDS encoding adenylosuccinate synthase, which translates to MGKNVVVLGTQWGDEGKGKIVDLLTEQAKYVVRYQGGHNAGHTLVIDGVKTVLHLIPSGILRDNVKCIIGNGVVLAPDALMKEISMLKERGVPVEDRLLISEACPLILPFHCAVDIAREKARGNKAIGTTGRGIGPAYEDKVSRRGLRVGDLFNAELFAEKLKEVMKYHNFMLTEYYGAEAVDYQTTLDDALAMADYLKSMCVDVTEMLDQARKAGENILFEGAQGTLLDIDHGTYPFVTSSNTTAGGVATGSGFGPCHLDYVLGIMKAYTTRVGAGPFPTELECEIGDHLGTKGHEFGATTGRKRRPGWLDAVAMKRAIQINSLTGICLTKLDVLDGLEEVKICVGYQQPDGTVTTVTPLAAEGYELVTPVYETLPGWSENTFGVTSMDQLPQAAVNYIKRIEEILETPIDIISTGPDRNETFIRVSPFN; encoded by the coding sequence ATGGGCAAAAACGTAGTTGTTCTCGGCACCCAATGGGGTGACGAGGGAAAAGGTAAGATTGTCGACCTTCTCACTGAACAGGCAAAATACGTAGTTCGTTATCAGGGCGGCCACAACGCTGGTCACACTCTGGTAATCGATGGTGTTAAAACCGTTCTCCATCTGATCCCCTCAGGCATCCTGCGCGATAATGTGAAATGTATTATCGGTAACGGTGTTGTGCTGGCTCCAGACGCGCTGATGAAAGAAATCAGCATGCTCAAAGAGCGTGGCGTACCCGTTGAAGATCGCCTGCTGATCTCCGAAGCTTGTCCACTTATCCTGCCGTTCCACTGTGCAGTGGATATCGCCCGTGAAAAGGCGCGCGGCAACAAGGCTATCGGTACCACTGGTCGTGGTATTGGCCCTGCCTATGAGGACAAGGTGTCACGTCGCGGTCTGCGCGTGGGAGATCTGTTCAATGCTGAACTCTTCGCCGAGAAACTCAAAGAAGTGATGAAGTATCACAACTTCATGCTGACTGAGTACTATGGCGCCGAAGCCGTTGACTATCAGACAACCCTCGACGATGCACTGGCAATGGCCGACTACCTCAAGTCTATGTGCGTTGACGTGACAGAAATGCTGGATCAGGCCCGCAAAGCCGGTGAAAACATACTGTTCGAAGGTGCTCAGGGTACACTGCTGGACATCGACCACGGTACTTATCCGTTCGTGACTTCGTCCAACACCACTGCTGGCGGCGTTGCAACCGGAAGCGGTTTTGGTCCATGTCATCTGGACTATGTGCTGGGTATCATGAAGGCCTACACCACTCGCGTGGGTGCCGGTCCTTTCCCAACTGAACTCGAGTGTGAAATTGGTGACCATCTGGGTACCAAGGGCCACGAGTTTGGTGCCACCACTGGCCGTAAGCGTCGTCCAGGTTGGCTCGATGCTGTTGCCATGAAGCGTGCTATCCAGATCAACAGTCTGACAGGTATCTGTTTGACCAAGTTGGACGTGCTGGACGGCCTGGAAGAAGTGAAGATCTGTGTGGGTTATCAGCAGCCAGATGGCACTGTTACCACTGTGACTCCTCTTGCCGCTGAAGGTTATGAGCTGGTAACCCCAGTTTATGAAACCCTGCCAGGTTGGAGCGAGAACACCTTCGGTGTGACTTCCATGGATCAGCTGCCACAGGCGGCCGTTAATTACATCAAACGTATCGAAGAGATTTTGGAGACGCCAATCGACATCATCTCTACCGGTCCGGATAGGAACGAGACCTTTATCCGGGTCAGTCCGTTTAACTGA
- the rpsI gene encoding 30S ribosomal protein S9 — translation MAATQYYGTGRRKTSTARVFAKVGSGNIIVNKRPLDVYFGRETARMVVRQPLELVEMTEKLDIYVTVKGGGITGQAGAIRHGITRALMELDESLRPTLRAAGFVTRDARQVERKKVGLRKARRRPQFSKR, via the coding sequence ATGGCTGCTACTCAGTACTACGGCACTGGCCGTCGCAAAACTTCTACCGCTCGCGTATTCGCTAAAGTAGGCAGCGGTAACATCATCGTTAACAAGCGTCCTCTGGATGTTTATTTCGGTCGTGAGACTGCTCGTATGGTTGTTCGTCAGCCGCTCGAGCTGGTTGAAATGACTGAAAAGCTGGACATCTATGTGACTGTTAAGGGCGGTGGTATCACTGGCCAAGCCGGTGCCATCCGTCACGGTATCACCCGCGCTCTGATGGAGCTGGACGAGTCTCTGCGTCCTACTCTGCGTGCCGCTGGTTTCGTTACCCGTGATGCCCGTCAGGTTGAGCGTAAGAAAGTTGGTCTGCGCAAAGCACGTCGTAGACCACAGTTCTCCAAGCGTTAA
- a CDS encoding tetratricopeptide repeat protein, whose protein sequence is MLRLFSVLLMLVSPALMATEAVDVYTQEQLLSLIRSEQHLVRVKQDDCQLVQDIEAHAEVLKQPLYQFLWGEMFIHGVCIKKDVPRGLQLLKDAAGQGSTEAMLQVARYYEDGKYVLKNKHRSVQYLYPAAANGDQKARMMLVRLYNEGFGSPRDYEMAYHWLYNEAFNDQKTKDQAWGLLQKLESMMPASAVARARGEHLWNY, encoded by the coding sequence ATGTTGCGCCTTTTCTCAGTCTTGTTAATGCTCGTCTCGCCCGCTCTGATGGCTACCGAGGCTGTAGATGTCTACACTCAGGAGCAATTGCTGTCACTCATTCGTTCTGAGCAGCATCTGGTCCGGGTCAAACAGGACGACTGCCAATTGGTGCAGGACATCGAGGCTCATGCCGAGGTGCTCAAGCAGCCCCTCTATCAATTTTTATGGGGCGAGATGTTTATCCATGGGGTATGCATCAAAAAGGATGTGCCCCGTGGGCTGCAGTTGCTCAAAGATGCCGCAGGGCAGGGCAGCACAGAAGCCATGTTGCAGGTGGCCCGCTATTATGAAGATGGCAAGTATGTGCTAAAAAATAAGCACAGGTCGGTACAATACCTGTACCCCGCCGCCGCCAACGGCGACCAAAAGGCGCGCATGATGCTGGTGCGTCTTTACAACGAAGGATTTGGCAGTCCAAGAGACTATGAGATGGCCTACCATTGGCTGTACAACGAGGCATTTAATGATCAAAAAACTAAAGATCAAGCCTGGGGACTGCTGCAAAAACTCGAATCTATGATGCCCGCCAGTGCCGTGGCCAGAGCCCGGGGTGAGCATCTTTGGAATTACTGA
- a CDS encoding DUF481 domain-containing protein has product MINKRILSIGCLLLSFQTQALVPPQYQEPATGLTAEVEAGLQLNTGNTQSTSFNGRTRLIYDTKKAKQEALLKAYFASDSEKTTAEKYDVQLQSNYKVDSGYFFGRGEGTWDEFGSYTRLYTGSVGYGFDAISSYATKLKLEIGPGYQYSLAKATTTEPDPDANTDVIVRAAAKFEQRIHEYSSFTADLTAETGQNNSAVTLDMGYKNILFQDLAFKVGMNVKYTEVVPDGTEQVDTVTTFNLLYTFQ; this is encoded by the coding sequence ATGATAAACAAACGCATCCTCTCCATCGGCTGCCTGCTGTTAAGCTTCCAGACGCAGGCACTTGTACCGCCCCAGTATCAGGAACCCGCCACAGGGCTGACCGCAGAAGTGGAAGCTGGCCTCCAGCTCAATACGGGTAACACGCAGTCCACCAGTTTTAACGGTCGCACCAGGCTGATATACGACACCAAAAAAGCCAAACAGGAAGCTTTGTTGAAGGCCTATTTTGCGTCCGATTCAGAAAAAACCACCGCAGAGAAGTACGACGTCCAATTGCAGTCAAACTACAAGGTCGATTCCGGTTACTTCTTTGGCCGCGGTGAAGGTACCTGGGATGAGTTTGGCTCATACACCCGCCTGTACACGGGTTCTGTGGGTTACGGTTTTGATGCTATCAGCAGCTACGCCACCAAACTTAAACTCGAAATCGGCCCCGGTTATCAATACAGCCTGGCGAAAGCCACAACCACCGAACCAGACCCGGATGCCAACACAGATGTCATTGTACGGGCCGCCGCCAAGTTTGAGCAGCGAATTCATGAGTACAGCAGCTTTACGGCCGACCTCACCGCAGAGACTGGGCAAAACAATAGCGCGGTGACACTCGATATGGGTTACAAGAATATCCTGTTTCAGGACTTGGCCTTTAAAGTGGGCATGAACGTGAAATACACAGAAGTGGTGCCCGATGGCACAGAGCAGGTCGATACGGTCACCACCTTTAACCTGCTCTATACCTTCCAGTAA
- the rnr gene encoding ribonuclease R, translating into MINDPHFEREQEKYDNPIPSREFILEYLRSQTSPQPRDSIAEALKIHDEERLEALRRRLRAMERDGELVFTRGQCYGLPERMDLMSGTVLGHKDGFGFFRPDNGGDDLFINERDMQLYFHGDKVLAQKAGVDRRGRRDARIVRLLSERSAALVGRFYVDAGMAFVVADDKRIPHEILIANEDKNGARHGDVVVIELTRRPGRYVRAGGKVTEVLGKQMAPGMEIEIALRNYDLPHQWSAVIEKKLRRIPDYVTDEDKEGRVDLRELPLVTIDGEDARDFDDAVYAERKRGGGWRLWVAIADVSHYVRTDSALDKEARARGNSVYFPSQVIPMLPEKLSNGLCSLNPGVDRLCMVAEMTISAKGGLSGYKFYPAVMHSHARFTYTQVAAMLEGGEVKDEHKALFPHLKVLQELYLCLDEQRAERGAIAFETLETQFIFNEQRKIDRIVPRARNQAHKIIEECMILANVAAAKFVIKHKGHVLYRVHEKPSEQKLTQFKDFLAERGLSMTGGLEPEPADYLALMAQLAGRPDAELIQVMLLRSMRQAVYTPDNEGHFGLALEAYSHFTSPIRRYPDLVLHRVIRYLLAKERGEASEKWTADGGYHYQLEELDLLGEECSNTERRADEATRDVSDWLKCEFMQDHVGDSFSGVIASVTSFGLFVRLDELFIDGLVHISSLGSDYFQYDPQRQRLIGENSGQIYQIGDPVAVKVASVNLDDRQIDLQMEGERPGRKKAGKKPTTARDRANLEGARTGNGKPGKGGSVRSQLAGGKLGGSETKKRDAKAKDGKKPKKAAEAKPKAAKRVKRKK; encoded by the coding sequence ATGATTAACGATCCGCATTTTGAGCGTGAACAGGAAAAATACGACAACCCCATCCCCAGCCGGGAATTTATCCTCGAATATTTGAGGTCTCAAACTTCTCCTCAGCCTCGCGACAGTATTGCCGAGGCCCTGAAAATCCATGATGAAGAGCGCTTGGAAGCCCTGCGCCGCCGACTGCGCGCCATGGAGCGTGATGGCGAGCTGGTGTTTACCCGTGGCCAATGTTACGGCCTGCCCGAACGCATGGACTTGATGAGTGGTACTGTCCTTGGCCACAAAGATGGCTTTGGCTTTTTCCGCCCCGATAACGGTGGCGACGATCTTTTTATCAACGAGCGCGATATGCAGCTCTACTTCCATGGCGATAAGGTGCTGGCGCAAAAAGCCGGCGTTGACCGCCGTGGTCGTCGCGATGCGCGCATTGTGAGGCTCTTGTCAGAGCGCAGCGCTGCCCTGGTGGGCCGCTTCTATGTTGATGCCGGTATGGCCTTTGTGGTCGCGGATGACAAGCGTATTCCCCACGAAATCCTCATTGCCAACGAAGATAAAAATGGCGCCCGCCACGGCGATGTGGTGGTGATCGAGCTGACCCGCCGCCCGGGACGTTACGTGCGTGCCGGTGGCAAGGTGACTGAGGTGCTGGGCAAACAGATGGCACCTGGGATGGAGATCGAGATTGCCCTGCGCAATTACGACCTGCCACACCAGTGGTCAGCGGTGATTGAAAAGAAGCTGCGCCGCATCCCGGATTATGTCACCGATGAAGACAAGGAAGGCAGGGTCGATCTGCGAGAGCTGCCACTGGTTACCATAGACGGTGAAGATGCCCGCGACTTTGACGATGCTGTCTATGCCGAGCGTAAGCGTGGTGGCGGCTGGCGCCTGTGGGTTGCCATTGCCGACGTGAGCCATTATGTGCGCACCGATTCAGCACTGGATAAAGAAGCCCGCGCCCGGGGGAACTCCGTGTACTTCCCGTCGCAGGTGATCCCCATGCTGCCGGAAAAGCTCTCCAACGGTCTGTGCTCATTGAACCCGGGTGTTGACCGCCTCTGTATGGTGGCAGAGATGACAATCTCCGCCAAGGGTGGTCTGTCGGGTTACAAGTTCTACCCAGCGGTGATGCACTCCCATGCCCGCTTCACCTATACCCAGGTGGCGGCCATGCTGGAAGGTGGCGAGGTGAAAGACGAGCACAAGGCCTTGTTCCCGCACCTTAAGGTGCTTCAAGAGTTGTATCTGTGTCTGGATGAGCAGCGTGCTGAGCGCGGCGCTATTGCCTTTGAGACACTGGAAACCCAGTTTATTTTCAATGAGCAGCGCAAGATTGACCGCATTGTGCCCCGTGCCCGTAATCAGGCCCACAAGATCATTGAAGAGTGCATGATTTTGGCCAACGTGGCCGCCGCCAAGTTTGTGATTAAACATAAGGGCCATGTGCTTTATCGGGTGCACGAGAAGCCGTCAGAGCAAAAGCTGACCCAGTTTAAAGACTTCCTTGCCGAGCGCGGTTTGTCCATGACCGGCGGCCTCGAGCCCGAGCCTGCCGACTATTTGGCTCTGATGGCTCAGTTGGCCGGCAGACCTGATGCCGAGCTTATTCAGGTGATGCTGCTGCGCTCGATGCGTCAGGCCGTTTACACCCCGGATAACGAAGGTCACTTTGGCCTGGCGCTGGAAGCTTACAGCCACTTTACCTCGCCCATTCGCCGCTACCCCGACTTGGTGCTGCACAGGGTTATCCGTTATCTGCTCGCCAAAGAGCGGGGTGAAGCCAGTGAGAAGTGGACCGCCGATGGTGGCTACCACTATCAGCTGGAAGAGTTGGACCTCCTCGGTGAAGAGTGCTCCAATACCGAGCGCCGTGCCGATGAAGCGACCCGGGATGTGTCCGACTGGCTTAAGTGTGAGTTTATGCAGGACCACGTGGGTGACAGCTTCAGTGGTGTGATTGCCTCTGTGACCAGTTTTGGTCTGTTTGTGCGTCTGGATGAGCTCTTTATCGATGGTCTGGTGCACATCTCCAGTTTGGGTAGCGATTACTTCCAGTACGACCCTCAGCGTCAGCGTCTGATCGGTGAAAACTCTGGTCAGATCTACCAGATTGGCGATCCGGTGGCCGTGAAAGTTGCCTCGGTTAATCTGGACGACAGACAGATTGATTTGCAGATGGAAGGTGAGCGCCCGGGCCGCAAAAAGGCTGGCAAGAAGCCAACGACCGCCCGTGACAGAGCCAATCTTGAAGGTGCCCGCACTGGTAACGGCAAGCCCGGTAAAGGCGGTAGCGTGCGCAGCCAGTTGGCCGGCGGCAAATTGGGGGGCTCTGAGACCAAAAAAAGAGACGCCAAGGCCAAAGACGGTAAGAAACCCAAAAAGGCGGCAGAAGCCAAGCCCAAGGCCGCTAAACGAGTTAAGAGAAAGAAATAA